From Pseudomonas arsenicoxydans:
CATCGACGAGGAGACAGGTTTGTTGACCTATAGCATCGGTGGTCATTTGCCGTTGCCAGTGTTGTACACGCCAGACAGTGTTCGTTATCTGGAAGGGCGTGGCCTGCCGGTGGGCCTCTTCAATGAAGCCACCTACGAAGACCACGTACTGGAGCTGCCGCCGACGTTCAGCCTGACGCTGATGTCCGATGGCATTTTGGACCTTTTGCCAGAACCTACACTCAAAGAAAAAGAAGCGGCTTTGCCCCAACGGGTCAAGGCAGCGGGCGGCAGCCTGGATGGTCTGCGGCAGGTTTTTGGATTGGCCACGCTAGGGGAGATGCCGGATGATATCGCCCTGTTGGTGTTGAGCAGGAATCTTTAATGAGTACCGGTAGAATCCAGTTCGCCGAGCAGGACGGCACCTTCGTTCTGAAGTTCGTCGGTGAAGTTCGCCTGACCCTGTGTTCGGCGTTGGATGCGACTATTGATCGGATCTTCACAGCGTTGAACTTCAACGCGATCGTGATCGACCTGACCGAAACCCGCAGCATCGACAGCACCACCCTTGGCCTGCTGGCCAAATTGTCGATCCTGTCGCGGCAAAAGGTCGGCCTGTTGCCGACCGTCGTCACCACCCACGAAGACATCACGCGTCTGCTGGAGTCCATGGGCTTCGAGCAAGTGTTCAACATTGTTGACCGCCCGATTCCGTGCCCTGAGTGCCTGACTGACTTGCCGGATCAGGACCAGTCCGAAGAAGTGGTGCGAATCAAAGTGCTGGAAGCGCACAAGATCCTCATGGGCCTGAACGACTCCAATCGTGAAGCGTTCCATGACCTGGTGAACGCTCTCGAGCGCCACTGACGTCTGGCGAGGGAGCAAGCTCCCCCTAGGCTGCGCGACAAGCGCCAAAACCAACGCATAAAAAAGGGCGAACTCGTCAAGGTTCGCCCTTTTTGCGTTTGCCTGTCCCGTCCTGAATAAGGTTTACACCTTCTGATCTGTTTTTCAGGAGGACGTAATGGAATCCGCAAAAAGGCGTAGTCAGCGAGACTACACGCTGACCTTTAAATTGTCGGTCGTCGACCAGGTCGAAAAAGGCGAGCTGAGTTATAAAGAGGCTCAGGAGCGCTACGGGATTCAAGGCAAAACGACCGTTCTGACATGGTTACGCAAGCACGGTCGTCAAGATTGGAGCCCCGGCACCTACATTGGCTCGCCGAGGATGGGGTCTATGCCCGACAAAAACCGACCATTAACGCCAGAGCAGCGCATCAAAGAGCTTGAAGAGCAGTTGGCGCTGTCCAATCAGAAAGCGCAGTTTTTCGAGGCCGTCGTGGACGTCTTGAAAAATGACTACGGTCTCTCTGTCGTAAAAAAGCGTCCCGGCAAGTCCTCGCGCAAAAACGAATCCAAAACCTGAGCATCAGCAGGGCTTGCCAGTTCATGGGGATAAGCCGACAGGCTTACTACAAACGCAATCGCGCCGATGCTGCTCGTCTGATTCTGGATCAGAAAGTTGCCGATTTCGTTCAGCAAAAGCGCCTGCGGCAGCCGCGGTTGGGCACTAGAAAGCTGCATTACCTGCTGCAATGTCAGCCGCTGCTTGAGCTGCAAGTAGGGCGAGATCGCCTGTTTTCGATTCTGCGCGAACGGCGTTTATTGGTAGCGCGAAAGCGGGCGTATCACAAGACAACCGACAGTCATCATCGCTTTCGACGCCATCCGAACCTGCTCAAACCGGGGCCTGAACAGGTTGTTCCCAGCGGCCCGGAACAGGTTTGGGTGGCTGACATCACCTATCTGCCCACTCAGGAAGGCGTGGCCTATCTGAGCCTTGTGACGGATGCTTTTTCGCGAAAGATCGTGGGCTATCACGTCCATGAAAGCCTGCACACCGAGTCGGTCGCGCAAGCGCTGCGCCGGGCGGTGAAGCACCGTCGAACGGAGCAGCCACTGGTTCATCACTCGGACAGAGGCAGCCAGTATTGCTCGGGAATGTACCAGGAACTGCACGCGAAACACGGCATCAGGTGTTCGATGACGGACGGCTATGACTGCTACCAAAATGCCTTGGCAGAGCGGGTCAACGGGATATTGAAGACGGAGCTTTTGCTCCAGCGACCACAGGATTTAACGCAGGCGAAGAAGATGGTGAGCGAGTCGGTATCGATCTACAACCGCGAGCGTCCGCACCTGTCGTTGAAATACAAAACGCCCGAGGCGATGCATCGGGCGTTAGGGTGAAACAGGTGTAAACCTATTTCAGGACTAGACAGCCTTACCGGATCAGAGCTTGGCTTGCAGCAATGCTTCGAGTTTTTCCTGGTCGCGAGCGAACTGGCGAATACCTTCAGCCAGTTTCTCGGTCGCCATCGCATCTTCGTTGGACAACCAGCGGAACTGCGCTTCATTCAAGCTCAAACGCGCTTCACCGGCATGACCCGGCGCGAGTTTGCGCTCCAGCTTGCCAGTGTCGGCCGCCAGCTTCTCCAGCAGATCCGGGCTGATGGTCAGGCGATCGCACCCGGCCAACTGCTCGATCTGATTCAGGTTGCGGAAGCTTGCGCCCATGACCACGGTCTTGTAGTCGTTGGCCTTGTAGTAGTTGTAGATGCGCGTCACCGACTGCACGCCCGGATCATCCGCGCCGGTGTAGTCGTTGCCGTTGGCTTTCTTGTACCAGTCGTAGATACGACCGACGAAAGGCGAAATCAGAAACACGCCCGCATCGGCGCACGCGGCAGCCTGGGCAAACGAGAACAACAACGTCAGGTTGGTCTGGATGCCTTCTTTTTCCAGGATCTCGGCAGCGCGGATGCCTTCCCAGGTGGAAGCGATCTTGATCAGTACGCGGTCGCGGCCAATGCCGGCTTTGTCATACAACTCGATCAGACGGTGCGCGCGCTTCAATACGGCGTCAGTGTCGAACGACAAGCGTGCATCCACTTCGGTGGAAATGCGACCCGGTATGACCTTCAGGATTTCCTGGCCGACGGCAACGCCAAAACGGTCGCTGGCCAGGCCTACATCACCTTTGCAGTCGTGAACGCAGGCGTTCAGCAACTCGGCATAACCGGAAATGGCTGCGGCTTTGAGCAGCAGGGAAGGGTTGGTGGTAGCGTCCACGGGTTTAACGCGAGCGATAGCTTCGAAGTCGCCGGTGTCGGCAACCACGGTAGTCATTTGTTTGAGTTGTTCCAGCTTGGAGGTCATGGGCGTGCTCTGTCCTATGGGTCTAATGACATTACCCGAGCGCTGACAGCCACTCAAGGGCGCATGTACGTATCGAGGGTCCCTGCGGCAACAACCGGAAAACGGATGTTTGAAAGGCGGGGCACGGTAGTGATGAATACGATGCCAAAACAAGGCACAGGTTCAAAGCGATTGACCGTTGGCATTGCTCGATCAGCGCCAGTGCGTCCACTTCCAGGCCTGCATTTGAGCCATTGCCGTTGTTAAAAAGGGTCGGGTGCAGGCGTTATAAGATGTCAAATAGAGAGGTGCGGATGCCGTGTAATGTGCTGCTGATAAATGGACGCAGTGGATCGGAACATGGCTTCACAGGAGCAACAAGCGTGCGTCAGTGTGGAGGTCGTCGATAACCTGATTCTGGGTTATGTCCTGAAAAAACTGACCGACGTTTTTGAAACGTTGATGGAAGTCTCCAGGCAACACCACCCGGACAATATGCAAGGTTTGCTGGAGATGGGGAGTGTCAAAGGCGCAGCCCTCATTCCCTTCTGGCTGAAACGCGTGGAATCCAGCACACCCCTCCAGGTCTCCCATGTGTTGATCGAGCAAATGAACGATGCGCAGACGTTCAAGCAAGACCAGCGTTTTCAAGCGCAAGTCGTTCTGCTTGATGCGCTGGTGGAGGCATCGCTGGCGATGGACATCGAGCGTTATTCGCAGTTGGACAGAGAAGCCCCTCTCCCATAAAGGGGCACTGATTGACTAGTGTGATTTTAATAATGACTTGACCGCGATTCCCGCAGGTTTTGAAGTCCCGTCCGACGACAAGATCCCAAAACTTCTCTCGCGATCGTTGCCTCCAGAATCGCTGTTCTTCCATTCGTAGATAGACGTCAGCGGTATGTTCAGTTTTTGCGTGTCGCTGATGAACTGGGTGATTCGCGAGGCTTGCCCGGTGGTACCGCCGATGGAGCTGAGCGATGGCACGCCCCATTCGCTGATGACACCCGGCAGATGAAAGTTATCGAGTATGAAGGCTTGAGCATCGCTGATTTGCGCGCTCGACATGCCGTAGGGGTGATAGGACACCGCGCTCAGGCACTTTGGATGGTCATTGATGATTTTGTTCAGTGCGACGGTAGCCTTGGAACCCTGGACAGGTGCCTTTGCAAATCCAAAGCCGATCAGCGGGGTTGAAGTGTCGCGTTTTTGCAGCCCGCTGCACACGGCGTTCATGAATGGCGCAAACGTGACTTCGAAGTCTTGAGTCGGCCAATATTTCGGCAAGTCCGGTTCATTCCAAATTTCGATGGCGACAAGTTGGGTGCGGTATGCGTTGTCCAGGCTGATGACTGAGCGGGCGAATGCCTCACCTGCCGTGGCGAGATCGCTGTCACTGCTGGTTGTCGTGCTGGTCAAAGGTTTGGTTGAGCGGACGGTCATCAATACCGGTAGATCAGCAGTTTTGGCAGCGGCGAAAGCTTCGCTGATCTGCTGTTGATACGACGGGGTGCCCAAGCTGTTGGTCCATACGCCAAAGCGCACGAATCCAAACCCTGAGGCTTTGATCTGTTGGGCATCGTTAGCGGTGAAATTCTGGATTTTTACCTGAACGCCTATTGTCTTGTGGTCTTTCGCCAGTGCTGCAAAAGGCTGCCCGGCGTAAGCAGGACTGGCGGCGAATAGAAAGAGCATGGAAGTTGTAATCAGTCGATAGCGCGTCAAGGTCATTGGCAGTTTTCCTGGTAATCAAGTATATCGTCCCGGTGTTAGTCGAATGAAAGTAACATCGGTCAGTCGATACAGCCATACCCTTAATCGTTTACTTAAAACACGCCATTGTTATTTTTTGTCGGATAAACAACGACAAGAATGCTGTTGTTATTTTTGGTCCAGTTATTCTGGTTGGGCGTTTTTTGTGGGTCATGGTATTTAATACACTTGTAATTTCATGATGGGTCCAGCGCTGAATGCGGGACGATCTTATGGGTTCACTCAACTCCCGCTGCACATTGGCCAATTCGACACTACAACGGGAAGAGTAGCCTTGTTCAAAAAAATTCTTGTCGTTTGCGTCGGCAATATTTGCCGAAGTCCCACAGCCGAAATGTTGCTGCGCAATGCGCTGGAACCTTCAATTTCAGTGACCTCTGCGGGCCTCGCCGCGCGGGTGGGCGAGTCTATGGCGCCTGACGCACTTTCGGTACTGGAAGAACATGGGCGCGCCGCGCCGAACTTTAAAGCACGGCAGATAACAGCGGCCATCGTTAATGAATCAGACCTCGTTCTGGTCATGGAAAAAGAGCATGTAAAAGGCGTGCTCGATATTGCATCACATGCCAGAGGCAAAGTGTTTCTTCTGGGGAAGTGGCAGCGTGAGCGCGAAATAAAGGATCCGTATCGTCAAGGAAAAGCTGCTTTTGTCCATGCCCATGCATTGATTGAAGAGGCTGTTTGCTCATGGGCGCAGCGCCTCGGACGTTGATGGATGATTTTCAGATTAGCAATAATGGTAAAAGAATAGACCTTATGCAGTTACCGTCAGTAATCAGCACCCGGGATAAAGATAGAGACGAGATTGATCTTCTCGGTTTACTCGGCACATTGATTGACCACAAATGGTTAATAGGTGCTATCACCGGTGCGTTCATGGTGACCGGTGCCGCGTATTCGGTTTTATCAGCGCCCGTGTATCTGGCGAACGCGCTGGTACAGGTCGAGCCGAAAAAGAACGACATGTTGGGCTTCTCGGATATCAGCAGCATGCTTGGCGGACAATCGCCAGCGGCTACCGAGATTGGCATCATCAAGTCCCGCGCAGTCATTGGTAAAACGGTCGATGATCTGCGCCTGGATATTGTGGTCACGCCCAACACCTTTCCCGTAGTGGGTGGCTTTCTGGCGCGTCGTTATAAAAGCGCTCCTGATCAACCGGTGTCACCTGCACGCTTTGGGTTGAGCAGTTTTGCCTGGGGCGGTGAGCGCCTCGAGATCGAGAAGCTCAAACTGCCCGATGAGTTGTTGGGCAAGAAGCTGATGCTGATTGCCGGCGAGCAAAACCGGTTCCAGCTGTTTGATGACAACGGCGGTTTGTTGGCCAGCGGTGCCGCAGGCGTTGCTGTCGCAGAGAATGGCGTCGAGATGCTCGTAACGGGGATGGCCGCCAACCCGGGGACGAAATTCGAGGTGGTGCGCAATCCACGTATCGTCACCATTCAAAGTTACCAGGACGCCCTGGATGTCTCCGAGCAAGGTAAGGAGTCGGGCATCATCAGCCTGGCCCTGGCCAGCACCGACTACGCCCTGGCGGTGAAAATACTCAACAAGATATCGACCCTGTATGTGCAGCAGAACGTGCAACGCACGTCTGCCGAGGCGGCCCAGAGTCTGGACTTCCTGCAGGCACAACTTCCTCAAGTCAAAGACGATCTGGTCAAAGCCAGCAACGCGCTCAACAGCTACCAGACTCGCGGCAATACCGTGAATATCTCCCTGGAAACCAAGTCTGTCCTGGAACAGATTGTGGTGCTGGACACGCGCCTCTCGGATTTGAAGCTGCAGCAAGCCGACCTTGATCGAAAATTCACCCGCGAGCACCCGGCATACCGCGCGTTGATGGCTCAGATGGGCGATTTGAACAGCCAGCGCCGAGCACTGGAGAAGAAGGTTCAGGGGCTGCCGGCGACGCAACAAGAGTTGTTGAACCTCACCCGTGATGTCGAAGTGGCAACGCAGATCTACACCCAACTTTTGAACAAATCCCAGGAGTTGGACATCGTGCGGGCCGGTGCGGTCGGCAACGCGCGGCTCATTGATACGGCGGATGTCGACATCACCACCCCGGTCAAGCCACGTAAAATCCTTATCGTGCTTATTGCGACTTTCCTGGGAGCGTTTGTCGGTGTTGCCCTGGTGTTGGTGCGCAAATCCCTAAGCCGAGGACTTGAAGGCCCCGAAGCCATCGAGCAACTTGGGCTGCCCGTTTACGCCTCTATTCCGTACAGCGCGTTGCAGCAGGAAGAGGACACCAAGAAACTCCGGCTGGGCGACGGTAGCCCTAACCAGGGCTTTCTATTGGCGCTGCGTAACCCCACCGATTTGTCCATCGAATCGATACGCAGCCTGCGAACCTGTTTGCATTTTGCGGGGCTGGACGCGACCAACAATCGCATCATGATTTCCGGGCCAAGCCCTCAGGTCGGCAAGACATTTGTCTCCTCTAACCTGGCCGCTGTCATGGCTCAAAGCGGGCAGCGGGTCATCCTGATCGATGCGGATATGCGTAAAGGTCATTTGCACAAGACGTTGGCGACCCCGATCAACAATGGCTTGTCGGACCTGTTGGTCAAACGCTGCAGTCTGGACCAGGCGATCAATAAACTTGAGATCGAAAACCTGCACTTCATCAGCCGTGGCCAAGTACCGCCTAATCCCTCGGAACTGCTGATGCATGCCAACTTCCGAGAGCTGATGGCGGAACTCAGCGAACGCTACGATGTGGTCATCGTCGACACACCACCGCTTTTGGCTGTCACCGATGCGGCCATTGTCGGACGTGAAGCGGCAATCAATCTGATCGTGACGCGTTTTGGCGTTAACCCGGCCAAAGAGATCGAGTTGACCATGCGCCGGTTTGCTCAAAACGGCATCGAGTTGAAGGGCGCCATTTTCAATGGCGTCGAGAAACGGGCGTCCAGTTATTACGGTAATAGCAGCTACGGCTATTACAACTATGAATACGCCTCCGACAAGGCGTGACGCGATTTCTATCTGCCAGGAAATTGAACCGAGCGTGGGGTGAAGCAATACCCACGCTCAGCGCTTTATCGCCTGCGACTACGATCATGGAGATGGATAGATTGTGAAAAAAATACTGCACGTGGCCGAAACGATTAAAGGCGGAGTGGCAACGGTCATTCGTACGATATCGACTCCCCCCGAGGGCGACGCTCGTCAATATGAGTTGGTGTATCTGATCCCGTTCGATCAGAAAAAAGAACTGCACGGTATTGATGAAAAAGACATCAGGACCTTCTCGAGGAATAAGCGGGATGTGATCTCCCTCCTGCGGTTTGCCTGGCAACTGATCCGGGTGATCTTCAAGGAAAAGCCTGATGTCGTGCACCTGCACAGTACATTTTCCGGTGTTATTGGCCGGTGTGTCTGTCTGCTCATGCGTCCATGGCGTGCCCCCAAGATCATCTACTGCCCGCACGCATTTTCTTTCTTGATGGAGAGCTCTCCGGTCAAACAGAAAGTGTATTCACTGGTCGAGCGGCTTTTGCAGAAAGTCACCGACGTCATTATCTGTGTCAGCCAGTACGAAATGGATAAGGCCGCCTCGTTCGGTATCGACCGGCACCGGATGAAGCTGATCTACAACGGTATTCATTACAGAAGCGATGAGAACAAGTCTGGCGAGAGCACGGACATTCAGCTGCTGTTCGTGGGGCGACTCGACTATCAGAAAGGCTTCGATGTCCTGCTGAAGGCGTTTGCTGAAGTCGAGCGAACGGACTTGCGGCTTACGGT
This genomic window contains:
- the rssC gene encoding anti-sigma factor antagonist RssC, whose amino-acid sequence is MSTGRIQFAEQDGTFVLKFVGEVRLTLCSALDATIDRIFTALNFNAIVIDLTETRSIDSTTLGLLAKLSILSRQKVGLLPTVVTTHEDITRLLESMGFEQVFNIVDRPIPCPECLTDLPDQDQSEEVVRIKVLEAHKILMGLNDSNREAFHDLVNALERH
- the tal gene encoding transaldolase, producing the protein MTSKLEQLKQMTTVVADTGDFEAIARVKPVDATTNPSLLLKAAAISGYAELLNACVHDCKGDVGLASDRFGVAVGQEILKVIPGRISTEVDARLSFDTDAVLKRAHRLIELYDKAGIGRDRVLIKIASTWEGIRAAEILEKEGIQTNLTLLFSFAQAAACADAGVFLISPFVGRIYDWYKKANGNDYTGADDPGVQSVTRIYNYYKANDYKTVVMGASFRNLNQIEQLAGCDRLTISPDLLEKLAADTGKLERKLAPGHAGEARLSLNEAQFRWLSNEDAMATEKLAEGIRQFARDQEKLEALLQAKL
- a CDS encoding glycosyl hydrolase family 5, which codes for MTLTRYRLITTSMLFLFAASPAYAGQPFAALAKDHKTIGVQVKIQNFTANDAQQIKASGFGFVRFGVWTNSLGTPSYQQQISEAFAAAKTADLPVLMTVRSTKPLTSTTTSSDSDLATAGEAFARSVISLDNAYRTQLVAIEIWNEPDLPKYWPTQDFEVTFAPFMNAVCSGLQKRDTSTPLIGFGFAKAPVQGSKATVALNKIINDHPKCLSAVSYHPYGMSSAQISDAQAFILDNFHLPGVISEWGVPSLSSIGGTTGQASRITQFISDTQKLNIPLTSIYEWKNSDSGGNDRERSFGILSSDGTSKPAGIAVKSLLKSH
- a CDS encoding low molecular weight protein-tyrosine-phosphatase codes for the protein MFKKILVVCVGNICRSPTAEMLLRNALEPSISVTSAGLAARVGESMAPDALSVLEEHGRAAPNFKARQITAAIVNESDLVLVMEKEHVKGVLDIASHARGKVFLLGKWQREREIKDPYRQGKAAFVHAHALIEEAVCSWAQRLGR
- a CDS encoding polysaccharide biosynthesis tyrosine autokinase; this encodes MQLPSVISTRDKDRDEIDLLGLLGTLIDHKWLIGAITGAFMVTGAAYSVLSAPVYLANALVQVEPKKNDMLGFSDISSMLGGQSPAATEIGIIKSRAVIGKTVDDLRLDIVVTPNTFPVVGGFLARRYKSAPDQPVSPARFGLSSFAWGGERLEIEKLKLPDELLGKKLMLIAGEQNRFQLFDDNGGLLASGAAGVAVAENGVEMLVTGMAANPGTKFEVVRNPRIVTIQSYQDALDVSEQGKESGIISLALASTDYALAVKILNKISTLYVQQNVQRTSAEAAQSLDFLQAQLPQVKDDLVKASNALNSYQTRGNTVNISLETKSVLEQIVVLDTRLSDLKLQQADLDRKFTREHPAYRALMAQMGDLNSQRRALEKKVQGLPATQQELLNLTRDVEVATQIYTQLLNKSQELDIVRAGAVGNARLIDTADVDITTPVKPRKILIVLIATFLGAFVGVALVLVRKSLSRGLEGPEAIEQLGLPVYASIPYSALQQEEDTKKLRLGDGSPNQGFLLALRNPTDLSIESIRSLRTCLHFAGLDATNNRIMISGPSPQVGKTFVSSNLAAVMAQSGQRVILIDADMRKGHLHKTLATPINNGLSDLLVKRCSLDQAINKLEIENLHFISRGQVPPNPSELLMHANFRELMAELSERYDVVIVDTPPLLAVTDAAIVGREAAINLIVTRFGVNPAKEIELTMRRFAQNGIELKGAIFNGVEKRASSYYGNSSYGYYNYEYASDKA
- a CDS encoding glycosyltransferase yields the protein MKKILHVAETIKGGVATVIRTISTPPEGDARQYELVYLIPFDQKKELHGIDEKDIRTFSRNKRDVISLLRFAWQLIRVIFKEKPDVVHLHSTFSGVIGRCVCLLMRPWRAPKIIYCPHAFSFLMESSPVKQKVYSLVERLLQKVTDVIICVSQYEMDKAASFGIDRHRMKLIYNGIHYRSDENKSGESTDIQLLFVGRLDYQKGFDVLLKAFAEVERTDLRLTVVGSAVNEESVECPAIDAVEYLPWVTPAEVNELYKTADALIVPSRWEGFAMVPLEGMAMGVPVIASDCTSLPELVTDNITGYLFSTGDYQALANILLNIKKQKLFELGTESRKKVRERFSATLMIQQTYDVYSAQTY